The sequence GCGGATTCCGCCGATTCAGCCCTCCAGCATGATCGCCGACAGTAGTCGGCCATAGTCGCCGTCCCCACGCAGCACCGCCCGGCGGTTGGAGAAAAACTGCGCCTCGTCGGCCAGGGTGTCGGCCCCGATCCACTCGGCCTTGGCCACGCCTGCGGCATTGAGCCGCGAGAGCACGTAGCCCGGCAGATCGAACAGACGCTTCTCGGCGCTGACGCCGGGGGCGAAGAAGCGCTCCGAGCCGGGCGATTCGGCCATGAACCGGTCCAGGAACTCCAAGCCCACCTCGTAGGACTTGGGCCCGATGCAGGGGCCGACGGCGGCGATCATCCGCTGGGGCTCGGCGCCGGCGGCCTTCATCGCCTCGACTGCCGCCTCGACCACCCCGGTAAGGGCGCCGCGCCAGCCGGCGTGGGCGGAGGCGACGACCCGGGCGCGGGCGTCGGCGATCAGGATCGGGGCGCAGTCGGCCG is a genomic window of Phenylobacterium montanum containing:
- the pgeF gene encoding peptidoglycan editing factor PgeF → MTPEPLQSPLLAGLAGVRHGFFTRRGGVSEGIYAGLNVGRGSKDDPAAVRENRARAAGFFNVGEPALLCAYQVHSSLAHRVDGIWEQPPQVDALVTTEAGLVCGALSADCAPILIADARARVVASAHAGWRGALTGVVEAAVEAMKAAGAEPQRMIAAVGPCIGPKSYEVGLEFLDRFMAESPGSERFFAPGVSAEKRLFDLPGYVLSRLNAAGVAKAEWIGADTLADEAQFFSNRRAVLRGDGDYGRLLSAIMLEG